Genomic DNA from Haloplanus aerogenes:
CCATCCCGAGGTCGGCGTCGACGACGACCGTCTCGTGGCCGCCCGCGGCGAGCGCCGCACCGAGGTTCGCCACCGTCGTAGTCTTGCCGACGCCGCCTTTCCCGCTGGCGACCGCGTACACTCGCATGGGTCGTCAGAAACCTCCGCCGACGAATATATAAGTGTACTCCCCGCCCGGGGGCGTTATCGCCGCACCTGCATCGGCCGTTCGGCCCGGATGAACGGCTCCTCGCCGTCGCTCCCGGCGAACGCGAGCCCGCCGTTCGTCGGCCGGGTGACAGCCCATATCGGCAGTTCGGGAATGTCGTCGTCCGCTGGCTCACAGTAGCTGGTCGCTACGGTCCACGTTCGGGCCCGCATGGAGGCTTGCCCCGGAATCTAAAAACAGGCGTCGTGCCGCTCAACCACCAGTCAAAGGTTACTTGACCGCGGCCGGCGCTAGACACACCAATGAGTACCGACACGCAGGAAGCCGACGACGACCGTCGGAAATACGAGTTCCGGAAGGTCATCGAGGACCTGAAGGAGTACGAGGGCTCCGGCACCCAACTCGTCACTATCTACATCCCGCCGGACAAGCAGATATCGGACGTCGTCGCCCACGTCACGCAGGAACACTCGGAGGCGAGTAACATCAAGTCCAAGCAGACCCGGACGAACGTGCAGGACGCGCTGACGAGCATCAAGGACCGCCTCCGCTACTACGACACCTTCCCCCCCGACAACGGCCTGGTCATCTTCAGCGGCGCCGTCGATTCCGGCGGCGGACAGACGGATATGGTGACCAAGGTGCTGGAGAGCCCCCCGGACCCTATCCAGTCGTTCCGCTACCACTGCGACTCCGACTTCCTCACCGAGCCGCTGGAGGAGATGCTGACCGACAAGGGCCTGTTCGGCCTGATCGTCCTCGACCGCCGCGAGGCGAACGTCGGCTGGCTCAAAGGCAAGCGCGTCGAACCCGTCAAGTCCGCCTCCTCGCTCGTCCCCGGCAAGCAGCGGAAAGGTGGTCAGTCCGCCCAGCGGTTCGCCCGCCTCCGACTCGAAGCCATCGACAACTTCTATCAGGAGGTTGCGGAGATGGCCAACGACCTGTTCGTCGCCGAGCGCCACGACCTGGACGGCATCCTCGTCGGCGGCCCCTCGCCGACCAAAGACGAATTCCTCGACGGCGACTACCTCCACCACGAACTCCAGGACAAGGTCGTCGGTAAGTTCGACGTCTCCTACACCGACGAGTCCGGGCTCTACGACTTGGTCGACGCCGCACAGGACGTCCTCGCCGACCAGGAGATAATGAAGGACAAGGTGGAGATGGAGGAGTTCTTCGAGAACCTCCACACCGGTGACCTCGCCACCTACGGGTTCGAGCAGACGCGTCGGAACCTCGTCATGGGCTCCGTCGACCGTCTGCTCATCAGCGAGGACCTCCGCAAGGACGTGGTGGTCTACGACTGCGAGGGGGGAGAGGAGTTCGAGGTGGTCGACCGCCGCCACGCCACACCCGACCACCGGTGTTCCGACGGAAGTGAGGCCGAAGTGAAAGAGCGCGAGGACGTGATCGAACACCTCATGACCATCGCGGAACAGCGCGGCACCGAGACGAAGTTCATCAGCACCGACTTCGAGAAGGGCGAGCAACTGTACGACGCCTTCGGCGGCGTCGCCGGCATTCTGCGGTACTCGACCGGCATCTAATTCAGCTACTTTTTTCGTTTCCGCCGCCGGACACGGGATATGTCCCTCCTGCGTCAGCTTCTCGCCCTCCGCGACGAGCGACCCTACTTCGTCGCCGTCTCCCTGATCGCACTGGTTGCCCTCGGGACGTACCCCGCCGTCGACTGGTATCTCCGCGCGCTCGATATCGCCCCCCGATTCGGCTTCTGGGATTTCGGCGCCTACTCCTCCGCCATGGAGCGCTGGACCGCCGGCGAGTCCCTGTACGTCCAGAACGACGACGGCGGCTACCACGGCAGCTACCTCTACCCACCGGTCGCGTTGCTCGCCTTTGCCCCCTTCCTCCTCACGCTCCCGTTCCGCCCCGCCGTCCTCCTGTGGACCGCCGTCACCGTCGGACTTCTCTGGCTCGCGATCCAGCGACTCGTCACCGCCCTCGGCGGCTCCTTTCATCCCACGGAACGCCTCGCGCTTCTCCTCCTCGTCGTCGGCTTCCACCCCCTCCTCCTCTCGGTGAAACTCGGCCAGACGGCGGGGGCGCTCGGTGCCCTCCTCACCTTCGCGGCGTCGGCGTCGCTCCGCGGCCGGGGCTACCTGAGCGGCGCCCTCACCGCCTGCTGTGGCGTGATCAAACTCCCGTACGCGCCCGCCGGCGCCCACCTCCTCGACAGTCGTGATCGCTTCCTCGGCGCCGTCACCGGTGGTTTCGGCCTCCTCCTGCTCTCCGTCCTCGTCTTCGGCGTCGACGCCCACCGCACCTTCGTCGAGGTGCTCACGTGGGGGATCAACGAGGGGAGCAACGCCCGGTCGCCGACCATCTGGCTCCCACCCTACTACCGGCCGCTGTACAACGTGCCGTACTCGCTGGCTATCCGAATCCTCGCCAGCCTCGCCATCGTCGTCGGCGTCCTGCGAGCCAAGGGGACCGTTCGCGAGGTGACCGCGCTCGGCTTCGCGGCCGTGCCCCTGCTCGCGCCGCTCACCTACGCCTACTACTTCGTCGCTGCCCTGCCGGCGGTCGTCCTCCTGATCGCGGCGGAACTCGACCGGCCCGGCGGCCGGCCGGTCGTTCCGGTCGTCGGCCTCCTCCTCCTGCAGTTCCACTCGTACGGGCTCCGGGGACTCGGCGCCACTGCACCCGAGTGGATTCCGGCCGTCCTCCTCCAGCCCGGCCTCTACGGCAACCTCCTCATCGTCGGCCTCGCGGGCGCCCGCGTCGCCGCCGCGGGCGGCCCGCTCACCGTCCGCTCGCTCACGTCGGCCGCCGGCCGCCGCGGCGACTAGCGAAGCATCTCCGCTAACTGATGTCGGCGTCGTTCGATATCGAAGTGTGAGTCGAGACTGTCCGCGCCAGCCAACCGATCCAGCGTCAGCAACACGTCCGCGCCCGCGCGTTCGGCGTACGAGCAGCAGTCGTCGATGGCGTCGCGGCGGAGCGCCAGCGAGTCGAGGAGACCGAGTGCAAGCGCGAACGCCGCGCCCGCCTCACCGCTCGGGAACGATTCGTGGACGGCCTCGAACGTCGGCTCGGCCGGGGCGTCGCTGACGGCGTGGGTGCGAAGACAGGTAGAACAGATTGCGGCGTGCGCGCTCGATTCGGGCGCGTACTCGCGTAGGTCGGCCGGGACGGCGAACGCGACCGTGTCTCCGCCGCAGGCCTCGCAGACCATCTAGTCGTCGGCCGTGACGACTTCGGGCGTGTCGGCTTCCGCTTCCGCTTCTGCCTTCTCCTCTTCTTCTTTTTTCGCTTTGATCTTCTTCAGGCGGAAGATCTCCTCGCGCTCCTGCTCCTCCAGTTTCTGCTCGATGTACTCCTTGTTCTCGTGGAGGTCGGGCAGGAGTTTGAACTCGAGGGCGTTGACGCGGCGCTTGGTCGTCTCGATCTCGGTCAGCATCTTCTTCATCGCCGTCTCCACCTCGGCGGCGAGGATGATAGACTCCAGAAGCTCTTCGTAGGCGTCGGCGGTCTCGTCGATGCGGCCGGAGGAGCCGAGCAGGCCGTAGCCACGCTGATCGAGGCTCTTCCTGACCCGCGAGGACTCGATCTGCGGGACGACCACGCCCATGATGTTCTTCGACTGAGTCGTGATCTCGGGGTGCTCTTTGAGCGCGGCGGCCGCGCCGCGGACGGCCACGTCGCCTTCCATCGCCCGCGCCATGTTGATCTTGCGCTGGGCGATCTGGTAGTTCTCGTCGAGGTCGGCGCGGATGTCCTGGGCCTGATCCAGAATGTCCATGAACTCCATGATGAGGCCGTCTCGCTTCTGTTCGAGCGTGTCGTGGCCCCGCTCGGAGAGTTCGATCCGATCCTCTATCGCCATGAGGTTCTTGCGCGTGGGTTTGACGTCCTCGGCCATTGGCGGAGGGTTGTGGGCCGAGCCTGTTAACCTTTTACTGTTTACCCCAGTCCTGCGCCCTCCGCCCGGTCCATCCACGTCACCACCGCGACGTGTGGCAGGGTCAACACGGCGATGAAGACCAGATACAGCGCCGCCAGCACCCGCGGATCGGTGTCGACGCCGGCGGCGACGCCCACCCCGACCAGCAGGATGATCGAGACGGCGGTCAGGGGTGCGGCGTCCCGTCCCGTCCGCAGGAGGGCCGCGACCGTCCCTCGCCGCGCGAACGCCGTCCGGGCGCCGTCGTCGACCCCCATCAACCGTCCGACGTGCCGGAGCGAGTGCCACACGCAGAAGTAGACGCCCACCGCGATCAGCGGCGGGACGACGAGGAAGTACGCCCACAGCAACCACGTCTCGGCGGCATCTCGGCGCCAGCCCCGGTCGTCGGCCCGATACCCCGCCGCGAGCGTTCCGACGGACAGCGCCGCGAACGCCAGCCCAACAGCGAGACGCGTGTCGGGGGTGAACAGCCACGCCGCGTGCAGTTCCCGGCCGAACAGCGCCACCCACGCGTCCACCACGGCCCGGTACCGCTCCGGGTACCGCAGGAGGGGGACGAGCATCGGCAGACCGCCGCGCACCAGCACTGTCCCCGCGCGCACGCCCGTGCTATCGAGATGCGAACTCCCCAGCGCGTCCAGTGCGTAGAGGTCACCTTGGCCCCAGTGGAGCCACGTCAGCGCCACGAACAGCGCCGCCGAGGCGATGGGGGCGACGACCCACAGCGCCGCGTACGCCCCGCCGAGCAGGAGATAGAGGGTGCCGACGACGCCGAGCCAGCGGACCGTGATCGGCTCTCCGGCGGCGCGCGCGGGGGCGAGGTGATCCACCGCACCGTGGGGCAGGCCGAAGAGAACGAGACTCGCTGCGAGCGGGAGATACCGGAGCCACAGCGGCAGGGCGAGGTCGAGACCGCTCGCCGTCATGGCGACCGACCCCAGCGCGACGAGGGTGAGGGTGAGCCACGCGGGCCGACAGCCCACCGCGTGCATCAGCGCCGCCAGTTCCGGGTCGCGTTTCCGCGGCACGCCGACCGAGACGCGGTCGCGTTCGTGCATCTACGTCGAGTCCACGTCGGTCGCCCTCGTCGGTGTCGAGCGGTCCGTCCCGTGTCCCACGCCCCGCCAGTCGAGCACCCACCGGTAGAGCACCAGTCCCTGCACGACGAAGAGGTTCGTCACGAGGAAGAACGTCGCCTCCTCGACGGGCAGGCCGGCGACGGTGACCCCCGTCGTGTACCGCTCCGAGAGTATCCAGATGCCGTACTCGATGGCGATGCGATCGGCGACACAGAGGTACGTGGTGGGCACGAGCGTCCCGAGAGCGACGAGGCGCCGACGCGCCCATAGCTGCGGCGCGCCGACCGCCCACTGGAGCGCCAGCACCGGCGCCGCCCACGCCAGAATCGCCCCGAGGTAGAACGTGGCGGCGGTCCCCAGCAGTCGCCACCCGACGACGCCGAGGGCGACGGCGAGGGCCGCCGCAACGACCCGCGAGCCGAGCGGCCGCGAGGGCGTCGTCCACCCGCGCGGGAGCGAGAGATGGGTGAGCCAGAGTGCCGTCAGCCACGGCTGGACGAGGATGAAGGCGTACTCTTCGACGGGCGCGTATCCGAGGGTCGCGAGCGTGCTCCCCTCGCCGTACGACCAGACGCCCGTCGCGATGAGGTAGTTGTCCCACGGCGTCGTGTACACGAGGGCGACGACGGTGATGATGGCGACGCCCACCCAGTACGTTCGGCCGGCGCCGAGATGCCAGCGCCCGATCGCCCGGAGCCGCGCCCGGCTCACGAACGCCGTCGCGATCATGAGCATCAGCGCGGGGAGGAGAAAGGCGAGGTGGAACTGCAGGTAGGTTGGGCCAGTCATGGATACACGTTCGCCACTGCTGTGGCGCGAGGTTTCACGGTCGCCGGTATAGCTTCTGGGGTTGCACTATCACGAGCGGGAACGCCAGCGGGGGCGCCCGCGGTCAGTCGGCTGGCTGGGCGGCCGGCGACTCCGCCGCGTCGAGCACGTCGCGACTCGACAGCAGGATGATGCCGAACCCGACCTTCGCGACCAGGTCGAGCACCATGAAGCCGGCCGTCTCGATGTACAGCGAGATCATCCCCAGCCCTTCGGTGCCGACGACCCACCACACGGGGTAGATCAGCCAGACGACGACGATCAGCGTCCGGAGCGTGCTGAACGTCGACGCGGCGTCACCCGAGAGCCGGCTGGCCTTTTCGTCGAGCGACCCGTACAGCATGTACAGGAGGACGAGCAGGAAGCCGGTGGAGACGCCCCACCAGACCAGCCGCCGCGCTCCCTCGGTGAGGACGCCGGGGCCGGCCGAGAGCGTCGCCACGACGCCAGTACCGATCATCAGCATGTCCAGACCGACGAGCGACGACAGTTCGTTCCGACTCGCCCCGACGAGTAAACCGAGGTCGATCAACAGCAACGGCGTGGTGAAAAACCAGTCCGTGTACCGGGCCCAGTAGATCGGTAGCTCCTCGCCACCGACCGTCACCATCGTCAACCCGAACCCGAGCGCCATCGCGAGATAGTTCACGAACGCGATGGCGGTGATGAATATGGTAACGATGTAGAACTCCTGGCGCCGTTCGTCCGTTTCGCCCCAGCCCCTGGCGATGAAGTACAGCATCCCCAAGAACATACCGAGCGTGCCGATCCACAGCCAGATTCCTTCGCTACCGGGTTGTGGCATAATGCAGGTACGACTCGGGTGGCTATCGTTCTAAGCGGCGTCCACAACTAGTTGGGTCACGCGTCCAGCACCGCGCCGACGAGTTTCCGCTGGGCCGCCCGCAGATGTTCGTGGAACGTCGATCGGCAGACGCCCATCGCGTCGGCGAGTTCGTCGCCCGTCGTCTCGTGGGGCCACTCGAAGAAGCCGCCGCTGTACGCCCGCACTAGCGCCGCGTGCTGGCGGTCAGT
This window encodes:
- a CDS encoding V-type ATP synthase subunit D; the protein is MAEDVKPTRKNLMAIEDRIELSERGHDTLEQKRDGLIMEFMDILDQAQDIRADLDENYQIAQRKINMARAMEGDVAVRGAAAALKEHPEITTQSKNIMGVVVPQIESSRVRKSLDQRGYGLLGSSGRIDETADAYEELLESIILAAEVETAMKKMLTEIETTKRRVNALEFKLLPDLHENKEYIEQKLEEQEREEIFRLKKIKAKKEEEEKAEAEAEADTPEVVTADD
- the prf1 gene encoding peptide chain release factor aRF-1, with translation MSTDTQEADDDRRKYEFRKVIEDLKEYEGSGTQLVTIYIPPDKQISDVVAHVTQEHSEASNIKSKQTRTNVQDALTSIKDRLRYYDTFPPDNGLVIFSGAVDSGGGQTDMVTKVLESPPDPIQSFRYHCDSDFLTEPLEEMLTDKGLFGLIVLDRREANVGWLKGKRVEPVKSASSLVPGKQRKGGQSAQRFARLRLEAIDNFYQEVAEMANDLFVAERHDLDGILVGGPSPTKDEFLDGDYLHHELQDKVVGKFDVSYTDESGLYDLVDAAQDVLADQEIMKDKVEMEEFFENLHTGDLATYGFEQTRRNLVMGSVDRLLISEDLRKDVVVYDCEGGEEFEVVDRRHATPDHRCSDGSEAEVKEREDVIEHLMTIAEQRGTETKFISTDFEKGEQLYDAFGGVAGILRYSTGI
- a CDS encoding lycopene cyclase domain-containing protein, whose protein sequence is MTGPTYLQFHLAFLLPALMLMIATAFVSRARLRAIGRWHLGAGRTYWVGVAIITVVALVYTTPWDNYLIATGVWSYGEGSTLATLGYAPVEEYAFILVQPWLTALWLTHLSLPRGWTTPSRPLGSRVVAAALAVALGVVGWRLLGTAATFYLGAILAWAAPVLALQWAVGAPQLWARRRLVALGTLVPTTYLCVADRIAIEYGIWILSERYTTGVTVAGLPVEEATFFLVTNLFVVQGLVLYRWVLDWRGVGHGTDRSTPTRATDVDST
- a CDS encoding bacteriorhodopsin, whose product is MPQPGSEGIWLWIGTLGMFLGMLYFIARGWGETDERRQEFYIVTIFITAIAFVNYLAMALGFGLTMVTVGGEELPIYWARYTDWFFTTPLLLIDLGLLVGASRNELSSLVGLDMLMIGTGVVATLSAGPGVLTEGARRLVWWGVSTGFLLVLLYMLYGSLDEKASRLSGDAASTFSTLRTLIVVVWLIYPVWWVVGTEGLGMISLYIETAGFMVLDLVAKVGFGIILLSSRDVLDAAESPAAQPAD
- a CDS encoding glycosyltransferase family 87 protein, with translation MSLLRQLLALRDERPYFVAVSLIALVALGTYPAVDWYLRALDIAPRFGFWDFGAYSSAMERWTAGESLYVQNDDGGYHGSYLYPPVALLAFAPFLLTLPFRPAVLLWTAVTVGLLWLAIQRLVTALGGSFHPTERLALLLLVVGFHPLLLSVKLGQTAGALGALLTFAASASLRGRGYLSGALTACCGVIKLPYAPAGAHLLDSRDRFLGAVTGGFGLLLLSVLVFGVDAHRTFVEVLTWGINEGSNARSPTIWLPPYYRPLYNVPYSLAIRILASLAIVVGVLRAKGTVREVTALGFAAVPLLAPLTYAYYFVAALPAVVLLIAAELDRPGGRPVVPVVGLLLLQFHSYGLRGLGATAPEWIPAVLLQPGLYGNLLIVGLAGARVAAAGGPLTVRSLTSAAGRRGD
- a CDS encoding Brp/Blh family beta-carotene 15,15'-dioxygenase; amino-acid sequence: MHERDRVSVGVPRKRDPELAALMHAVGCRPAWLTLTLVALGSVAMTASGLDLALPLWLRYLPLAASLVLFGLPHGAVDHLAPARAAGEPITVRWLGVVGTLYLLLGGAYAALWVVAPIASAALFVALTWLHWGQGDLYALDALGSSHLDSTGVRAGTVLVRGGLPMLVPLLRYPERYRAVVDAWVALFGRELHAAWLFTPDTRLAVGLAFAALSVGTLAAGYRADDRGWRRDAAETWLLWAYFLVVPPLIAVGVYFCVWHSLRHVGRLMGVDDGARTAFARRGTVAALLRTGRDAAPLTAVSIILLVGVGVAAGVDTDPRVLAALYLVFIAVLTLPHVAVVTWMDRAEGAGLG
- a CDS encoding DUF6276 family protein: MVCEACGGDTVAFAVPADLREYAPESSAHAAICSTCLRTHAVSDAPAEPTFEAVHESFPSGEAGAAFALALGLLDSLALRRDAIDDCCSYAERAGADVLLTLDRLAGADSLDSHFDIERRRHQLAEMLR